From Zingiber officinale cultivar Zhangliang chromosome 5B, Zo_v1.1, whole genome shotgun sequence, the proteins below share one genomic window:
- the LOC121987718 gene encoding probable trehalose-phosphate phosphatase 6 isoform X1, producing MANVNVVVPEGLLPVTVSPATTASSPMILYPPPRGGGAPAAASIKKKCNSPIEHAGGWTHVLVESMKASSPTHLKAVAALSTAVPAVEYEIDDNSAWMIQHPSALSKFEQLMIATRGKQIVMFLDYDGTLSPIVDDPDSAFISETMRAAVKEVAKCFPTAVVSGRCRSKVYDFVKLTELYYAGSHGMDIKVPEGTKYNKKKKAVLFQPASEFLPIMNEVHKTLSEKTRTIPGAKVENNTFCVSVHFRCVDEKRWGLLVEQVRAVLKEHPELRVTQGRKVLEIRPSIKWDKGKALEFLLETLGFADCQSVVPVYIGDDRTDEDAFQVLRDRGQGIGILVSEFPKETKASYSLRNPAEVMDFLVRLVEWNRLSGTN from the exons ATGGCGAACGTTAATGTGGTGGTGCCGGAGGGGCTGCTCCCCGTTACGGTGTCGCCGGCGACGACGGCATCGTCGCCCATGATCCTCTACCCGCCGCCGCGAGGCGGCGGCGCCCCTGCTGCAGCCTCGATCAAGAAGAAGTGCAACTCCCCGATTGAACATGCGGGAGGCTGGACGCACGTGTTGGTGGAATCCATGAAGGCTTCCTCTCCGACCCACTTAAAGGCGGTGGCCGCTCTATCCACGGCAGTCCCTGCCGTCGAGTACGAGATAGACGATAACTCCGCCTGGATG ATTCAACATCCATCCGCTTTGAGCAAGTTCGAACAGCTCATGATCGCGACCAGGGGCAAGCAAATCGTGATGTTCTTGGACTACGACGGGACTCTGTCTCCCATCGTCGACGATCCCGACTCCGCCTTCATATCTGAAACA ATGAGAGCCGCGGTGAAGGAAGTGGCCAAGTGCTTTCCCACTGCGGTTGTCAGCGGGCGCTGCCGGAGCAAG GTGTACGACTTTGTGAAATTGACTGAACTATACTATGCTGGAAGCCACGGAATGGACATCAAAGTTCCCGAAGGAACTAAATACAACAAGAAG AAAAAAGCTGTTCTTTTTCAACCGGCAAGCGAGTTCTTACCCATTATGAATGAG GTTCACAAAACACTGTCGGAGAAGACGAGAACCATTCCTGGCGCCAAGGTGGAGAACAACACCTTCTGTGTGTCTGTCCATTTCAGATGTGTGGATGAAAAG CGATGGGGTCTGCTGGTGGAGCAGGTGCGCGCAGTGTTAAAGGAACACCCCGAGTTAAGGGTCACCCAAGGGAGAAAG GTACTCGAGATTCGTCCGAGTATTAAATGGGACAAGGGGAAGGCCTTGGAGTTCCTGTTAGAAACGCTCG GCTTCGCTGACTGCCAGAGCGTGGTGCCTGTTTACATCGGAGACGACCGCACGGACGAGGATGCTTTCCAG GTGTTACGTGACAGAGGGCAAGGCATTGGAATCCTTGTTTCAGAGTTCCCCAAGGAGACGAAGGCTTCTTATTCCTTGCGTAACCCCGCCGAG GTAATGGATTTCCTAGTACGTTTGGTGGAGTGGAATCGTCTGTCTGGAACTAATTAG
- the LOC121987718 gene encoding probable trehalose-phosphate phosphatase 6 isoform X2 produces MANVNVVVPEGLLPVTVSPATTASSPMILYPPPRGGGAPAAASIKKKCNSPIEHAGGWTHVLVESMKASSPTHLKAVAALSTAVPAVEYEIDDNSAWMIQHPSALSKFEQLMIATRGKQIVMFLDYDGTLSPIVDDPDSAFISETMRAAVKEVAKCFPTAVVSGRCRSKVYDFVKLTELYYAGSHGMDIKVPEGTKYNKKKKAVLFQPASEFLPIMNEVHKTLSEKTRTIPGAKVENNTFCVSVHFRCVDEKRWGLLVEQVRAVLKEHPELRVTQGRKVLEIRPSIKWDKGKALEFLLETLGFADCQSVVPVYIGDDRTDEDAFQVLRDRGQGIGILVSEFPKETKASYSLRNPAEVS; encoded by the exons ATGGCGAACGTTAATGTGGTGGTGCCGGAGGGGCTGCTCCCCGTTACGGTGTCGCCGGCGACGACGGCATCGTCGCCCATGATCCTCTACCCGCCGCCGCGAGGCGGCGGCGCCCCTGCTGCAGCCTCGATCAAGAAGAAGTGCAACTCCCCGATTGAACATGCGGGAGGCTGGACGCACGTGTTGGTGGAATCCATGAAGGCTTCCTCTCCGACCCACTTAAAGGCGGTGGCCGCTCTATCCACGGCAGTCCCTGCCGTCGAGTACGAGATAGACGATAACTCCGCCTGGATG ATTCAACATCCATCCGCTTTGAGCAAGTTCGAACAGCTCATGATCGCGACCAGGGGCAAGCAAATCGTGATGTTCTTGGACTACGACGGGACTCTGTCTCCCATCGTCGACGATCCCGACTCCGCCTTCATATCTGAAACA ATGAGAGCCGCGGTGAAGGAAGTGGCCAAGTGCTTTCCCACTGCGGTTGTCAGCGGGCGCTGCCGGAGCAAG GTGTACGACTTTGTGAAATTGACTGAACTATACTATGCTGGAAGCCACGGAATGGACATCAAAGTTCCCGAAGGAACTAAATACAACAAGAAG AAAAAAGCTGTTCTTTTTCAACCGGCAAGCGAGTTCTTACCCATTATGAATGAG GTTCACAAAACACTGTCGGAGAAGACGAGAACCATTCCTGGCGCCAAGGTGGAGAACAACACCTTCTGTGTGTCTGTCCATTTCAGATGTGTGGATGAAAAG CGATGGGGTCTGCTGGTGGAGCAGGTGCGCGCAGTGTTAAAGGAACACCCCGAGTTAAGGGTCACCCAAGGGAGAAAG GTACTCGAGATTCGTCCGAGTATTAAATGGGACAAGGGGAAGGCCTTGGAGTTCCTGTTAGAAACGCTCG GCTTCGCTGACTGCCAGAGCGTGGTGCCTGTTTACATCGGAGACGACCGCACGGACGAGGATGCTTTCCAG GTGTTACGTGACAGAGGGCAAGGCATTGGAATCCTTGTTTCAGAGTTCCCCAAGGAGACGAAGGCTTCTTATTCCTTGCGTAACCCCGCCGAGGTGAGCTAA